A window of the Brassica oleracea var. oleracea cultivar TO1000 chromosome C1, BOL, whole genome shotgun sequence genome harbors these coding sequences:
- the LOC106317591 gene encoding transmembrane and coiled-coil domain-containing protein 4 yields the protein MVEEATSNLTPTQRYAAGALFAIALNQAQINQTQPLGIPAALDDDEECDRSEERRSNCSSGDSVSDDPNLWVHETSGLLRPVFRCLDIDSSAWLGLEETANSSPAKHHIGAFTRLLSEEASEASVEMVEQEMALAKAADAMVHSIRSSLSIDAKKEKHQEYENECREKYAVPEVKSKAVEKDKVNDKEESDAAAERESLEAGVVIRDGSHNPEVVEDDKSVEDLILLSHQRKINVLYELLSACLSDKYQEVKKCTRRRKGYDARHRVALRLLATWFNIEWIKVEAIETMVACSAMALQKSAEMNGQDAASSSSTWAKWKRGGIIGAAALTGGTLMAITGGLAAPAIAAGFGALAPTLGTLVPVIGAGGFAAAASAAGTVAGSVAVAASFGAAGAGLTGTKMARRIGDLEEFEFKAIGENHNQGRLAVEVLVAGVVFEEEDFVKPWQGLTSSLERYTLQWESKNLILVSTAIQDWLTSRLAMELMKQGAMHTVLSSLLLALAWPATILVAADFIDSKWSIAIDRSDKAGKLLAEVLQKGLQGNRPITLVGFSLGARVIFKCLQTLAETEQNAELVERVVILGAPISINNENWRDVRKMVAGRFINVYATNDWTLGVAFRASLLSQGLAGIQPICVPGIENVDVTDMVEGHSSYLWKTQQILERLEIDTYYPVFRDTL from the exons ATGGTGGAAGAAGCTACGTCGAATTTGACTCCGACGCAGAGATACGCTGCCGGCGCGTTGTTCGCGATCGCGCTAAACCAAGCGCAAATCAACCAGACTCAGCCGCTGGGGATCCCCGCTGCGCTAGACGACGACGAAGAGTGTGATCGTTCCGAGGAACGGAGAAGCAATTGCAGTAGCGGCGATTCCGTCTCCGATGACCCTAACCTCTGGGTACACGAGACGTCGGGCCTTCTCCGTCCCGTTTTCAG ATGTCTCGATATTGATTCATCAGCTTGGCTTGGTCTCGAGGAGACTGCTAACTCTTCTCCGGCTAAGCATCACATCGGTGCG TTCACGAGGCTACTCTCAGAAGAAGCGAGTGAAGCTTCCGTCGAAATGGTGGAGCAGGAGATGGCCTTAGCTAAAGCTGCTGACGCTATGGTTCATAGCATTCGGAGCTCTTTATCTATAGATGCTAAGAAGGAGAAGCATCAGGAATACGAAAACGAGTGCCGGGAGAAGTACGCTGTTCCCGAGGTTAAATCGAAAGCTGTGGAGAAGGATAAGGTTAACGATAAGGAGGAGTCGGATGCTGCTGCTGAAAGAGAGAGTCTTGAAGCGGGTGTAGTGATTAGAGATGGAAGCCACAACCCTGAGGTTGTTGAAGATGATAAATCTGTCGAGGATTTGATATTGCTTAGCCATCAGAGGAAGATCAATGTTCTTTATGAGCTGCTCTCTGCTTGCTTGTCGGATAAGTATCAAGAGGTTAAGAAATGTACTCGCCGTAGAAAAGGATATGATGCTCGTCACCGCGTTGCTCTCCGTTTACTCGCCACCTGGTTTAACATTGAGTGGATTAAAGTG GAAGCAATTGAGACAATGGTGGCATGCTCTGCCATGGCCCTTCAGAAATCTGCTGAAATGAATGGTCAGGATGCTGCATCTTCTTCGAGTACATGGGCTAAGTGGAAGCGTGGAGGCATCATTGGTGCCGCTGCTTTAACTGGGGGAACTTTGATGGCCATCACTGGTG GATTGGCTGCTCCAGCTATTGCTGCGGGGTTTGGTGCACTGGCACCAACACTGGGCACACTGGTGCCGGTGATCGGAGCTGGTGGGTTTGCTGCTGCGGCTAGTGCTGCTGGAACTGTTGCTGGCTCGGTTGCGGTTGCAGCATCATTTGGAG CTGCTGGAGCTGGTCTCACAGGGACTAAGATGGCAAGGAGGATTGGGGATCTTGAGGAGTTTGAATTCAAAGCTATTGGCGAAAATCATAATCAAGGA CGGCTAGCAGTGGAAGTCTTGGTTGCTGGTGTTGTTTTTGAAGAAGAAGATTTTGTGAAACCATGGCAAGGGTTAACTAGTAGTTTGGAGAG GTACACGCTGCAATGGGAGTCCAAGAATCTTATCTTAGTGAGCACTGCAATTCAGGATTGGCTTACTTCAA GACTGGCCATGGAATTGATGAAACAAGGAGCAATGCACACTGTTCTGAGCTCTCTTTTATTGGCATTGGCATGGCCAGCGACAATCTTAGTAGCTGCAGATTTCATAGATAGCAAATGGAGTATTGCTATTGATAG GTCGGATAAAGCGGGAAAACTTCTAGCTGAAGTGCTACAAAAAGGCTTGCAAGGAAATAG ACCCATTACTCTCGTGGGATTCTCGCTTGGTGCGCGTGTCATCTTCAAATGCCTCCAGACTCTGGCCGAAACAGAACAAAACG CTGAACTAGTGGAAAGAGTTGTTATTCTTGGAGCACCCATTTCAATCAATAACGAAAACTGGCGAGACGTAAGAAAG ATGGTAGCTGGAAGATTCATCAATGTATATGCAACAAATGATTGGACCCTCGGTGTTGCCTTCCGCGCAAG TCTATTATCCCAAGGGTTAGCCGGAATACAACCCATTTGCGTCCCTGGAATCGAAAAT GTGGATGTAACCGATATGGTGGAAGGTCACTCTTCATATCTATGGAAGACTCAGCAAATCCTAGAGAGGCTCGAAATTGACACTTATTACCCTGTTTTTCGAGACACTCTCTAA